GAAACACCTGTAAGGAAAACGCTACTTGAACTAAGTCAATAAGCTTCAATATCTTACGTCCATTATTATAGAATATACTAGTggtttgtaattttaaaaataagcaaagtaattttttctttaaacttactaatattttaaagCCATAAGAGTAAACCACGAAAATTGTACAACTTGGGACGAAACTATATATGAACGAATGTGAAATATGAACATACATGTTTCATAAAGCAAGTTAAATATAATCATACTAAAAGTGTCGTCTCGTCCACGctaataattttctgaaatgttttctttactataatttttgtgtggcatcttttttattctgagagaatatttttaaaatacgtaaataaaaaataagtacaaataaaagataaaatcaaacacaattttacatacattattaattatttagtgttaaaataattttcatgacACTTGATGGATGATACATACATATTGAAGCGATTGAAAAACATGTCATACAAATATCGATCCAAAGACACAAGCTATTCTttggtaaacaaaaaaatcaatcataaaaagttaagaaaataataatttacttaGTTCCTTTTTCAACACAAGCAAACGCCCATGAATCCCGGTGTCTTAccaaacttatatatatttaaccaaaagaacaaaaataggaaataaagcccaataataataataattaataatactgaaaagaagaaaaaaaactccaTCAATATATATCCTTCCGCACGTGCCAAAAAAACCGAGAACACGTGCGAGGGATTCACCCATGTCAAAGCCAAATGATACTATTATGATACGATCTTTACGTTATGGCCTCCATGCACTGGCCCACACCACCGGCGTGTCCTTCCACGAGAGGAATATTCCGGCGTCGGAGCACGCCGCCATCGACCACCCTTCCTTGTACCTCCTCAACAGCGCCCTCACGTCGTCGCAAACTTCGTCGCTAAACGGCGCCGCGTTTAGCCCTCCGTTGTGAAGCCTCGCCGCCCACCGCGCCGCCGTCTCGCGGCGCTCCACGGAATCCGCCGGCGAGCACGCCACCAGGTCCACCACCGCCCTCCCCGCCGCGCGCTCCAGCATCAGCCTCTCGTTGCTCGTCTTCACAAAACTCTCATCCAAAGCCTCAAAGTAAACCCTAAACCACCTCAAACTTTCTTCAAAGCCTTTTACGAACTCGTAACCGTCGATTCCAACGTCCAAATCagcctcctcctccaccaccgtCACAATCCGCGGCTGCAACGCTTGCAACGCCGATATCAACGCGTCGCGGTTGTTTCCTAGCGCGGAAACCGAATGCAGCGAGTTCACACAATTCACAGCCAAAGCCTCATCGTCTTTGATATCAAGCTCTGAGAAATTGAACTCGGATAGATCGCCGTAGTGATGAACGACGTTGAACTTAAAAGGAACGCCCATGAGTCTGGCGAATTTCTCCATTCGCGTTCCGATTTCCTTCATCACGCGCTGGACGTTGTTACCGATTCTAGAACCAGTAACAATTGTTGTTAAACATAGGTGTGGAGTTTCTTCGCTCCGAGTGGCCAATGCTTCCAGAAGCATTGGCCACTGGGTGCAATAAGTGTTGCTGATGTCAAGTATATGCAATTTGGAGTTTCCCTCCAAGGCTTCCAAGATGGCGCCATTGGATGCCACGTGTCCGAAGGTAGTCCAAGGGCTAACTTCTTGGAATTTCAGGACCGTTTTTCTTGTGGATTCAAATGAGCATGTTTTCTCAGACGCCGAAGCTAAGCTTCGGTAGGTTCGGTCGCCAGCTTCGGTGACGCGGCTGAACAAGGCTCGGAGGAAATACGCAGCAAGtttttgttcggtgtcgccGTAGGGGGAGCTGAGCTCGTTGAGCATCCAGAGGAGGTGGTGGAGGCGCGTGGAGTTGTTGTCGGCGACGGCGCGTGCGGATTCGAGGAGGAGGTTGTGGGACCAGTTGGGGGAGGAGAATTCGAAGTTGAAGTCTTGAACAGGTTGCGTGGGAGAGAAGGAGTAGGAGTAGGAGTAATCAGTGTTAGGGGTGGTGCTGAAGGTGTTTGTAGAAATGTTGGATACGTTgtgttgttgatgatgatgggGTTGATAAGGGTGGTAGTAGTGTTTGGAAGAAGACGAGGATAAGTCTTCTTCATCCATGTAAAAGTTGAagcattcttcttcttcttgatgGGAATAAGGGTAGTAGTTTTGTCTGGAGGATCTGGAGCTGCTGGAGGTTCTGCTGGTGGTGGAGTTGAGGGATGGATCAGgttgttgttgtggttgttGCTGTTGATGAAAACTTACTAGTCTAAACAAGGTATCCATTTAACCCACATCAAATAAACAATGTGAGTGTGTGAGTCTCTCTTTAGGTAGCTGCTTCTTAACACCAACTCACGACCAAACGTGTTTTTAACAGTGGGAAGTGGGAATTGGGGCACTGTTGGGGAATGATTGGGGGAAGAACTTGGTCAATTTGGATAGATTCTACTTACCTTATCAAACTAGgttaattttttctatatatatatatatataatatagataGTGGGGGTGAAGGGGTTTATGTGTCGCCCAACCTTACATAGAAACAAAATTATACTAAACCAACTTGGTTAATTTACGAGATcgatcacttttttttcttctataaggAGTTTTTATGATGTTactaaatgtttaattttactataaaaaaaacaattttaatgtttattttatatgtatttcaATTTTATGGTGCGGTGTAATTTGGATTGGTTTGCCTTTAGTTTGTGTAGTCGACGTGGTGGGAATGGAAGTGGGGTTGGGTTGTGATTCTTTTCATTGGGAGAGGATGGAGGATTGACTGAGGTGAGCATGTTGGTCAATAG
This region of Glycine soja cultivar W05 chromosome 17, ASM419377v2, whole genome shotgun sequence genomic DNA includes:
- the LOC114391969 gene encoding protein SHORT-ROOT-like, whose amino-acid sequence is MDTLFRLVSFHQQQQPQQQPDPSLNSTTSRTSSSSRSSRQNYYPYSHQEEEECFNFYMDEEDLSSSSSKHYYHPYQPHHHQQHNVSNISTNTFSTTPNTDYSYSYSFSPTQPVQDFNFEFSSPNWSHNLLLESARAVADNNSTRLHHLLWMLNELSSPYGDTEQKLAAYFLRALFSRVTEAGDRTYRSLASASEKTCSFESTRKTVLKFQEVSPWTTFGHVASNGAILEALEGNSKLHILDISNTYCTQWPMLLEALATRSEETPHLCLTTIVTGSRIGNNVQRVMKEIGTRMEKFARLMGVPFKFNVVHHYGDLSEFNFSELDIKDDEALAVNCVNSLHSVSALGNNRDALISALQALQPRIVTVVEEEADLDVGIDGYEFVKGFEESLRWFRVYFEALDESFVKTSNERLMLERAAGRAVVDLVACSPADSVERRETAARWAARLHNGGLNAAPFSDEVCDDVRALLRRYKEGWSMAACSDAGIFLSWKDTPVVWASAWRP